A genomic region of Pseudoxanthomonas suwonensis contains the following coding sequences:
- a CDS encoding Gfo/Idh/MocA family protein: MPLDLTRRQLLAALAGAGIGATLPLRAEQPMDKNRSAARRKDSVGVALIGLGGYATHQLAPGLQLAEHCHLAGIVTGSPHKIPVWQEKHGIPDRNVYSYDDFDRIADNPDIQAVYIVTPNDLHMPLTLRAANAGKHVWCEKPMAMDAAEGQAMVDACRRNKVQLTIGYRLQHEPNTQRLVAMAREKPYGKILKVRADAGFHAYDDVDPADKPWRLLPQHGGGAMYDMGVYSLNAARYTSGQEPVAVTARQENRRPQLFEGVDETMYFTLEFADGAVAECATSFGQNMNTLRADCENGWYELSPFQTYSGLKGRTSDGQLFADGVPHQQAKQMDDDALAILNGTAPLVPGEEGVRDMRVVDAVYASARDGGRRIVL, translated from the coding sequence ATGCCCCTGGACCTCACCCGCCGCCAGCTGCTCGCCGCCTTGGCCGGCGCCGGCATCGGCGCCACCCTTCCCCTCCGCGCGGAACAACCCATGGACAAGAACCGCAGCGCCGCCCGGCGCAAGGACTCGGTCGGCGTGGCCCTGATCGGCCTCGGTGGCTACGCCACCCACCAGCTCGCGCCTGGATTGCAGCTGGCCGAGCATTGCCACCTGGCCGGAATCGTCACCGGCTCGCCGCACAAGATCCCGGTCTGGCAGGAGAAGCACGGCATCCCCGACCGCAACGTCTACAGCTACGACGACTTCGACCGGATCGCCGACAACCCGGATATCCAGGCGGTCTACATCGTCACCCCGAACGACCTGCACATGCCGCTGACCCTGCGCGCCGCGAACGCCGGCAAGCACGTGTGGTGCGAGAAGCCGATGGCGATGGATGCGGCCGAGGGCCAGGCGATGGTCGACGCCTGCCGCCGCAACAAGGTGCAGCTGACCATCGGCTACCGCCTGCAGCACGAGCCCAACACCCAGCGGCTGGTGGCGATGGCGCGCGAGAAGCCCTACGGCAAGATCCTCAAGGTGCGCGCCGACGCCGGCTTCCACGCCTACGACGACGTCGATCCGGCCGACAAGCCCTGGCGCCTGCTGCCGCAGCACGGCGGCGGGGCGATGTACGACATGGGCGTGTATTCGCTCAACGCGGCGCGCTACACCAGCGGCCAGGAACCGGTGGCGGTGACCGCGCGGCAGGAGAACCGCCGCCCGCAGCTGTTCGAGGGCGTGGACGAGACCATGTACTTCACCCTCGAGTTCGCCGACGGCGCGGTGGCCGAATGCGCGACCAGCTTCGGCCAGAACATGAACACCCTGCGCGCCGACTGCGAGAACGGCTGGTACGAGCTGTCGCCGTTCCAGACCTACAGCGGGCTGAAGGGCCGCACCAGCGACGGCCAGCTCTTCGCCGACGGCGTGCCGCACCAGCAGGCCAAGCAGATGGACGACGACGCGCTGGCGATCCTCAACGGCACCGCGCCACTGGTGCCGGGCGAGGAAGGCGTGCGCGACATGCGCGTGGTCGATGCGGTCTACGCCTCGGCGCGCGACGGCGGGCGTCGCATCGTGCTGTAG
- the ubiH gene encoding 2-octaprenyl-6-methoxyphenyl hydroxylase, producing MIRTHDVLIVGGGLVGASLAIALDGLPLDVALVEATPPGNLPAVFDQRNLSLAAASVNALEALGVMRELRAPAGPIRRIHVSRAGDFGAVRLEAADYGRETFGQVVVARDFGEALEARLARLPRLTRYRPARFVGLDDGDGEARGVRLATADGELQLGARLLVAADGTRSALREALRIGARSHDYGQTLFVARMRAERAPDGTAWERFTDSGPTALLPRGDRAWGVVHGVPAAQAAAVAALDEAGWLARIQQAFGWRAGRFLGAGERSAYPIASVIAEALVAPRAVLLGNAAQTIHPVGAQGFNLGLRDALTLAELLRAHAGDPGEDALLARHAQRRSEDRERTLAFSDGLARMTGNPSPLLRPLRSLGLLAADRGGWLQSWLVGGAMGFRGDVPELCR from the coding sequence ATGATCCGAACACACGACGTGCTCATCGTCGGCGGCGGCCTGGTCGGCGCCAGCCTGGCGATCGCCCTGGACGGGCTGCCACTGGACGTGGCGCTGGTGGAGGCCACCCCGCCCGGCAACCTGCCGGCAGTGTTCGACCAGCGCAACCTGAGCCTGGCCGCGGCCTCGGTCAACGCGCTCGAGGCGCTGGGCGTGATGCGCGAACTGCGCGCGCCGGCCGGGCCGATCCGGCGCATCCACGTCAGCCGCGCCGGCGACTTCGGCGCGGTGCGGCTGGAGGCGGCCGACTACGGTCGCGAGACCTTCGGCCAGGTGGTGGTGGCGCGCGACTTCGGCGAGGCGCTGGAGGCGCGGCTGGCGCGGTTGCCGCGCCTGACCCGCTACCGCCCGGCGCGCTTCGTCGGCCTAGACGACGGCGACGGCGAGGCGCGCGGCGTGCGCCTGGCCACCGCCGACGGCGAACTGCAATTGGGCGCGCGCCTGCTGGTCGCCGCCGACGGTACCCGCAGCGCGCTGCGCGAAGCGCTGCGCATCGGCGCCCGCAGCCACGACTACGGCCAGACCCTGTTCGTGGCCCGGATGCGCGCCGAACGCGCGCCCGACGGCACCGCCTGGGAGCGCTTCACCGACAGCGGCCCGACCGCGCTGCTGCCGCGCGGCGACCGTGCCTGGGGCGTGGTCCACGGGGTGCCGGCCGCGCAGGCGGCGGCGGTGGCCGCGTTGGACGAGGCCGGCTGGCTGGCGCGGATCCAGCAGGCGTTCGGCTGGCGCGCCGGGCGCTTCCTCGGCGCCGGCGAGCGCAGTGCCTATCCGATCGCTTCGGTCATCGCCGAAGCGCTGGTCGCGCCGCGCGCGGTGCTCCTGGGCAACGCCGCGCAGACGATCCATCCGGTCGGCGCGCAGGGCTTCAACCTCGGCCTGCGCGACGCGCTGACCCTGGCCGAGCTGCTGCGCGCGCATGCCGGCGACCCGGGCGAAGACGCACTGCTGGCGCGCCACGCGCAGCGCCGCAGCGAGGACCGCGAGCGCACCCTGGCCTTCTCCGATGGCCTGGCGCGGATGACCGGCAATCCCTCGCCGCTGCTGCGGCCGCTGCGCAGCCTGGGCCTGCTCGCCGCCGACCGCGGCGGCTGGCTGCAGTCGTGGCTGGTCGGCGGGGCGATGGGCTTCCGCGGCGACGTACCGGAGCTGTGCCGGTGA
- the ruvB gene encoding Holliday junction branch migration DNA helicase RuvB, which translates to MTDDRIIASASTREDEAIEASIRPKRLDEYLGQQPVREQLGIYIEAAKGRGEALDHVLIFGPPGLGKTTLSHVIANELGVNLRVTSGPVIEKAGDLAALLTNLQPHDVLFIDEIHRLSPVVEEVLYPAMEDFQIDIMIGEGPAARSIKLDLPPFTLIGATTRAGLLTAPLRDRFGIVQRLEFYSPEELTLIVRRSAAILGIDCEAGGAGEIARRARGTPRIANRLLRRVRDYAQVRAAGHVNAAVAEAAMTMLKVDPEGFDELDRRMLRTIVEHFDGGPVGVESLAASLSEERGTLEDVIEPYLIQQGFLVRTARGRMATSKAYRHLGLKAPAREAGELF; encoded by the coding sequence ATGACCGACGACCGCATCATCGCTTCCGCCTCCACCCGCGAGGACGAGGCCATCGAGGCCTCGATCCGGCCCAAGCGCCTGGACGAATACCTGGGCCAGCAGCCGGTGCGCGAGCAGCTGGGCATCTACATCGAGGCGGCCAAGGGCCGCGGCGAGGCGCTGGACCATGTCCTGATCTTCGGGCCGCCCGGGCTGGGCAAGACCACGCTCAGCCACGTCATCGCCAACGAGCTGGGGGTGAACCTGCGGGTCACCTCCGGCCCGGTGATCGAGAAGGCGGGCGACCTGGCCGCGCTGCTGACCAACCTGCAGCCGCACGACGTGCTGTTCATCGACGAGATCCACCGCCTCTCGCCGGTAGTCGAGGAGGTCCTGTATCCGGCGATGGAGGACTTCCAGATCGACATCATGATCGGCGAGGGTCCGGCCGCGCGCTCGATCAAGCTGGACCTGCCGCCGTTCACCCTGATCGGCGCGACCACCCGCGCCGGCCTGCTGACCGCGCCGCTGCGCGACCGCTTCGGCATCGTCCAGCGGCTGGAATTCTATTCGCCGGAGGAGCTGACCCTGATCGTGCGCCGCTCGGCGGCGATCCTGGGGATCGACTGCGAGGCCGGGGGTGCCGGCGAGATCGCGCGCCGCGCGCGCGGCACGCCGCGCATCGCCAACCGCCTGCTGCGGCGGGTGCGCGACTATGCCCAGGTCAGGGCCGCCGGCCACGTCAACGCGGCGGTGGCCGAGGCGGCGATGACGATGCTCAAGGTCGACCCGGAGGGCTTCGACGAACTCGACCGGCGCATGCTGCGCACCATCGTCGAGCATTTCGATGGTGGGCCGGTGGGTGTGGAGTCATTGGCCGCCTCGCTGTCGGAGGAGCGTGGCACGCTGGAGGACGTGATCGAGCCGTACCTGATCCAGCAGGGCTTCCTGGTCCGCACCGCGCGCGGCCGCATGGCCACGTCCAAGGCCTACCGCCACCTGGGCCTGAAGGCGCCGGCGCGCGAGGCGGGCGAACTGTTCTGA
- the pdxA gene encoding 4-hydroxythreonine-4-phosphate dehydrogenase PdxA yields the protein MALPRLALVPGEPAGVGPELCVRLAQRPRSDCALVAFADPATLRAAADALGLPLNLLHEDEPARGAGDLPLRMFPNDNAVAFGHPDPRNAGAVIGALLDAADGCIRGDFAGMVTGPVHKAAINEGGIPYTGTTELLAGHAGREVVMMLANEVMRVALATTHLPLRRVADAIDADLLRRVLRTTEAALREDFGIAEPVIAVLGLNPHAGEAGHLGHEEIDTIVPLLAELHSGGMRVVGPLPADTAFLPQKLAGFDAVLAMYHDQGLPVLKYSGFERAVNLTLGLPYPRVAVDHGTALDLAGRGVADPSSLEAAVATCARMAARRQAR from the coding sequence ATGGCGCTGCCCCGGCTGGCGCTGGTTCCCGGGGAACCGGCGGGAGTCGGCCCGGAGTTGTGTGTACGCCTGGCCCAGCGGCCACGCAGCGACTGCGCACTGGTCGCCTTCGCCGATCCGGCCACGCTGCGCGCGGCGGCCGACGCGCTCGGCCTGCCACTGAACCTGCTGCATGAGGACGAACCGGCGCGCGGCGCCGGCGACTTGCCGCTGCGCATGTTCCCCAACGACAACGCCGTGGCCTTCGGCCATCCGGACCCGCGCAACGCGGGCGCGGTGATCGGCGCCCTGCTCGACGCCGCCGACGGCTGCATCCGCGGCGACTTCGCCGGCATGGTCACCGGCCCGGTGCACAAGGCGGCGATCAACGAGGGCGGCATCCCGTACACCGGTACCACCGAACTGCTCGCCGGCCACGCCGGCCGCGAGGTGGTGATGATGTTGGCCAACGAGGTCATGCGCGTGGCCCTGGCCACCACCCACCTGCCCCTGCGCCGGGTCGCCGACGCCATCGACGCCGACCTGCTGCGCCGCGTGCTGCGCACCACCGAGGCGGCGCTGCGCGAGGATTTCGGGATCGCCGAACCGGTGATCGCGGTGCTCGGCCTGAACCCGCATGCCGGCGAAGCGGGACACCTGGGCCACGAGGAGATCGACACGATCGTCCCGCTGCTGGCCGAGCTGCACAGCGGCGGGATGCGCGTGGTCGGCCCGCTGCCCGCCGACACCGCCTTCCTGCCGCAGAAGCTGGCCGGCTTCGACGCGGTGCTGGCCATGTACCACGACCAGGGCCTGCCGGTGCTCAAGTACAGCGGTTTCGAGCGCGCGGTGAACCTGACCCTGGGCCTGCCCTACCCGCGCGTGGCGGTCGACCACGGCACCGCGCTGGACCTGGCTGGGCGTGGCGTGGCCGATCCGTCCAGCCTGGAGGCGGCGGTGGCCACCTGTGCGCGGATGGCGGCGCGGCGGCAGGCGCGGTAG
- a CDS encoding peptidylprolyl isomerase has product MSLRLSATFLAAAALFSLPFAAPAQQLQPIERIAAVVDEDVVLQSELDLAMQNIIAQYAGREDQLPPRAVLERQVLERLVLTRLQVERAKAQGVRISDQELNQSVAAIAQQNGLTLDGLRQRLAEDGLAFDDFRRSLADEIMIQRLRQGFAQSRINVSESEVDSALAQQASGGRQFHLAHILVALPEGATAEQIATGQRKIEGIKNVLDRGELTFPAAAVRYSDSPNALEGGDLGWRSQDEIPTAFSRMIADLSPGQIIGPIRGPSGFQLLQLVDVRDASAGGGPSQTVTEYHVRHVLVRINDRQDAAAAKAKIDTMHARIAGGADFQAVARESSEDNNTRGQGGDLGWFPADAFGADFGNQITALSDGGVSQPFRSEAGWHVIQRVGVRQTDVTDNNRRAQVRETIGRRKLEEDFNRYLQELRGEAYVVFRTGDRAEDGGTTAAPAPPAGG; this is encoded by the coding sequence ATGAGCCTTCGCCTTTCCGCGACCTTCCTGGCCGCAGCCGCCCTCTTCTCGCTTCCCTTCGCCGCACCGGCCCAGCAACTGCAGCCGATCGAACGCATCGCCGCGGTCGTGGACGAGGACGTGGTGCTGCAGAGCGAACTGGACCTGGCGATGCAGAACATCATCGCCCAGTACGCCGGCCGCGAGGACCAGCTGCCGCCGCGCGCGGTGCTGGAGCGGCAGGTGCTCGAGCGGCTGGTGCTGACCCGCCTGCAGGTGGAGCGCGCCAAGGCCCAGGGCGTCCGCATCAGCGACCAGGAACTCAACCAGTCGGTGGCCGCCATCGCCCAGCAGAACGGGCTGACGCTCGACGGCCTGCGCCAGCGGCTGGCCGAGGACGGCCTGGCCTTCGACGATTTCCGCCGTTCGCTGGCCGACGAGATCATGATCCAGCGCCTGCGCCAGGGCTTCGCCCAGAGCCGGATCAACGTCAGCGAGAGCGAGGTCGACTCGGCGCTGGCCCAGCAGGCCTCGGGTGGCCGCCAGTTCCACCTGGCCCACATCCTGGTCGCCCTGCCCGAGGGCGCCACCGCCGAACAGATCGCCACCGGCCAGCGCAAGATCGAAGGCATCAAGAACGTGCTCGACCGCGGCGAACTGACCTTCCCCGCCGCCGCGGTGCGCTATTCCGACAGCCCCAACGCGCTGGAAGGCGGCGACCTGGGCTGGCGCAGCCAGGACGAGATCCCGACCGCGTTCTCGCGGATGATCGCCGACCTGTCGCCCGGCCAGATCATCGGCCCGATCCGCGGTCCCAGCGGCTTCCAGCTGCTGCAGCTGGTGGACGTGCGCGACGCCTCGGCCGGCGGCGGCCCCTCGCAGACGGTCACCGAATACCACGTGCGCCACGTCCTGGTCCGGATCAACGACCGCCAGGACGCCGCCGCCGCCAAGGCCAAGATCGACACCATGCATGCGCGGATCGCCGGCGGCGCCGACTTCCAGGCGGTGGCGCGCGAATCGTCCGAGGACAACAACACCCGCGGCCAGGGCGGCGACCTGGGCTGGTTCCCGGCCGACGCCTTCGGCGCGGACTTCGGCAACCAGATCACCGCGCTGAGCGACGGCGGCGTGTCCCAGCCGTTCCGTTCCGAGGCCGGCTGGCACGTGATCCAGCGGGTGGGCGTGCGGCAGACCGACGTCACCGACAACAACCGCCGCGCCCAGGTCCGCGAGACCATCGGCCGGCGCAAGCTGGAAGAGGACTTCAACCGCTACCTGCAGGAACTGCGCGGCGAAGCCTACGTCGTGTTCCGCACCGGCGATCGCGCCGAGGACGGCGGCACCACCGCGGCGCCGGCACCGCCCGCCGGCGGCTGA
- the lptD gene encoding LPS assembly protein LptD — protein sequence MRSPLRLLPLSLSIAVCLPAMADEKPLSWALCPIGDIIPPFEGAPPAAQPGDPARENQPTVIEGDEQSGTRATPQIQGNVALIRGDQFLGTDSLNFDTEAGTYVAEGNVRYQDSGIRIVADRAEGNQNTDTHTITNIRYQLVDRRGNGGADSIALTGPLGQMHHSTYSTCDPSQRMWDLRAQRIDVDSDEGFGVARNAVLRMGRFPVLYVPWFKFPVDDRRQTGLLYPSVSMSGRNGFDYRQPIYLNLAPNYDMTLMPRWMSKRGLLLDSEFRYLYSGGRGIFNAAYMPNDSLRDRDRGRFQFSGYHNLSGTWQARANLGWVSDERYIEDFANRLAGISASYLQSTAGVYGVGQYWNAGAMAEHFQLTDYTLTDANLPYSRLPRVYVNWEQPLGQWLDAGVWAEAVHFDHSERPGGSRLDVKPYVSARLAGPAWYITPTLAWRYTAYQLESGLAEQLGGDASPSRNLPITTLDAGVYFDRHTTIGDEAYLHTLEPRLFYLNAPYREQDGLPLFDTRPFTFSWGQLFRDNRYSGADRQTDANQLTVALSTRLIREADGREKLSASLGQIRYFEDSRVVAPGELPVQEGKSAWVADGNYVINDRWTLGASYQWDPKFRREDLASVRARYLWPGDGVANLSYRYRRDLLEQADFSFLYPINPTWSVVGRYYHSLADDKLLEAIGGVQWDSCCLAVRVVARRYVRNRAGELDNAVQVEFVLKGLGSAGQDTERTLRRAILGYHRDDLYLVPPSNTTPDPDDYDPNLIP from the coding sequence GTGCGTTCCCCCCTGCGCCTGCTCCCGCTGTCCCTGAGCATCGCCGTCTGCCTGCCGGCGATGGCGGATGAAAAACCGCTGAGCTGGGCGCTGTGTCCGATCGGCGACATCATCCCGCCGTTCGAGGGGGCGCCACCGGCGGCCCAGCCCGGCGACCCGGCGCGCGAGAACCAGCCCACGGTGATCGAGGGCGACGAGCAGAGCGGCACCCGCGCCACCCCGCAGATCCAGGGAAACGTCGCCCTGATCCGCGGCGACCAGTTCCTGGGCACCGACAGCCTCAACTTCGACACCGAGGCCGGCACCTACGTGGCCGAAGGCAACGTCCGCTACCAGGACTCGGGCATCCGCATCGTCGCCGACCGCGCCGAGGGCAACCAGAACACCGACACCCACACCATCACCAACATCCGCTACCAGCTGGTGGACCGGCGCGGCAACGGCGGCGCCGACTCGATCGCGCTGACCGGCCCGCTCGGGCAGATGCACCACTCCACCTACAGCACCTGCGATCCCTCGCAGCGCATGTGGGACCTGCGCGCGCAGCGGATCGACGTGGACAGCGACGAGGGCTTCGGCGTGGCCCGCAACGCGGTGCTGCGGATGGGCAGGTTCCCGGTGCTGTACGTGCCCTGGTTCAAGTTCCCGGTCGACGACCGCCGCCAGACCGGCCTGCTCTACCCGTCGGTGAGCATGTCCGGGCGCAACGGCTTCGACTACCGCCAGCCGATCTACCTGAACCTGGCGCCGAACTACGACATGACCCTGATGCCGCGCTGGATGAGCAAGCGCGGGCTGCTGCTGGACAGCGAGTTCCGCTACCTCTATTCGGGCGGCCGCGGCATCTTCAATGCAGCGTACATGCCCAACGACAGCCTGCGCGATCGCGACCGCGGGCGCTTCCAGTTCAGCGGCTACCACAACCTCAGCGGCACCTGGCAGGCACGTGCGAACCTGGGCTGGGTCAGCGACGAACGCTACATCGAGGACTTCGCCAACCGCCTCGCCGGCATTTCCGCGTCCTACCTGCAGAGCACGGCGGGCGTCTACGGCGTCGGCCAGTACTGGAACGCCGGCGCGATGGCCGAGCACTTCCAGCTCACCGACTACACCCTCACCGACGCCAACCTTCCCTACAGCCGGCTGCCGCGCGTCTACGTCAACTGGGAGCAGCCGCTGGGCCAGTGGCTCGACGCCGGCGTGTGGGCCGAGGCAGTGCACTTCGACCACAGTGAACGCCCCGGCGGCAGCCGCCTGGACGTGAAGCCCTACGTCTCGGCGCGGCTGGCCGGGCCGGCCTGGTACATCACCCCGACCCTGGCCTGGCGCTACACCGCCTACCAGCTGGAAAGCGGCCTGGCGGAACAGCTCGGCGGCGATGCCTCGCCCTCCCGCAACCTGCCGATCACCACGCTCGACGCGGGCGTGTACTTCGACCGCCACACCACCATCGGCGACGAAGCCTACCTGCACACACTGGAACCGCGGCTGTTCTACCTCAACGCCCCGTACCGCGAGCAGGACGGGCTGCCGCTGTTCGACACCCGGCCGTTCACCTTCAGCTGGGGCCAGCTGTTCCGCGACAACCGCTATTCCGGCGCCGACCGCCAGACCGACGCCAACCAGCTGACCGTGGCCCTGAGCACACGCCTGATCCGCGAAGCCGACGGCCGCGAGAAGCTGTCGGCCAGCCTGGGCCAGATCCGCTACTTCGAGGATTCGCGGGTGGTGGCCCCGGGCGAGCTGCCGGTGCAGGAAGGCAAGTCGGCCTGGGTGGCCGACGGCAACTACGTGATCAACGACCGCTGGACCCTCGGCGCCTCCTACCAGTGGGACCCGAAGTTCCGCCGCGAGGACCTGGCCAGCGTGCGCGCCCGCTACCTGTGGCCCGGCGACGGCGTGGCCAACCTGAGCTACCGCTACCGCCGCGACCTGCTCGAGCAGGCGGACTTCTCCTTCCTGTACCCGATCAACCCCACCTGGAGCGTGGTCGGCCGCTACTACCACTCGCTGGCCGACGACAAGCTGCTGGAGGCCATCGGCGGCGTGCAGTGGGACAGCTGCTGCCTGGCGGTGCGGGTGGTGGCCCGGCGCTACGTGCGCAACCGCGCCGGCGAGCTCGACAACGCCGTTCAGGTGGAATTCGTGCTAAAGGGCCTAGGGTCGGCTGGCCAGGACACGGAGCGCACCCTGCGCCGTGCTATTCTCGGCTACCACCGCGACGACCTGTATCTGGTCCCGCCCAGCAACACCACGCCCGATCCGGACGACTACGATCCGAACCTCATTCCGTGA
- a CDS encoding cob(I)yrinic acid a,c-diamide adenosyltransferase, which yields MGNRLSKIYTRTGDDGSTGLGDGSRTGKDSLRVAAYGTVDEANSAIGVVLAAPHVPDEVRELLTAVQHQLFDLGGELCIPGHAAVHGTDIDALERHLDRWNADLPPLKDFILPAGGEAAARCHLARTIVRRAERETVALAREETVRGEAIRYLNRLSDLLFVLARVLARADGQGEVLWRHERRNAAP from the coding sequence ATGGGCAACCGCCTCTCGAAGATCTACACCCGCACCGGCGACGACGGCAGCACCGGCCTGGGCGACGGCAGCCGCACCGGCAAGGACTCGCTGCGGGTGGCCGCCTACGGCACCGTGGACGAGGCCAATTCGGCGATCGGCGTGGTCCTGGCCGCACCGCACGTGCCGGACGAGGTGCGCGAGCTGCTGACCGCGGTGCAGCACCAGCTGTTCGACCTCGGCGGCGAACTGTGCATCCCCGGCCACGCGGCGGTCCATGGCACGGACATCGACGCGCTGGAGCGCCACCTGGACCGCTGGAACGCCGACCTGCCGCCGCTGAAGGACTTCATCCTGCCGGCCGGCGGCGAGGCCGCCGCCCGCTGCCACCTGGCCCGCACCATCGTGCGCCGCGCCGAACGCGAGACGGTGGCGCTTGCGCGCGAGGAAACCGTGCGCGGCGAGGCGATCCGCTACCTCAACCGCCTGTCCGACCTGCTGTTCGTGCTGGCCCGGGTGCTGGCCCGCGCCGACGGCCAGGGCGAGGTGCTGTGGCGACACGAGCGGCGCAACGCAGCGCCGTAG
- a CDS encoding UbiH/UbiF family hydroxylase has translation MSRARLDVAVAGGGVVGAACALALARAGLEVALVEPRPAPRWLAERPDLRVYALAPDNAGLLDRLGVWPQVRAARAQPYRRMRVWDAAGGGELMFDAAAMARAELGWIVENDLLVDRLWAALAAAGVRLHCPARVEALEQDAAGARLRLDDGTRLDARIAIAADGAGSAVRRLAGLEVDAHDYHQRGVVAFIETGQPHEDTAWQRFLPTGPLALLPFADGRSSIVWTLPDAEAARVLTLDDDAFAVELTDAAAARLGHARPVSPRVAFPLRRQLVRQQAAGRVLVLGDAAHVVHPLAGQGVNLGLRDVAALLQEIESARAHRADWTAPHRLQRWARTRRSDNTVSAYAFEGINRLFSNANPAAVLARGPLLGLAGKLPPLQRALWRHAAGV, from the coding sequence GTGAGCCGCGCGCGCCTGGACGTGGCGGTGGCCGGCGGCGGCGTGGTCGGCGCGGCCTGCGCGCTGGCCCTGGCCCGCGCCGGCCTGGAGGTGGCGCTGGTCGAGCCGCGCCCGGCGCCGCGCTGGCTGGCCGAACGGCCCGACCTGCGCGTGTATGCGCTGGCGCCGGACAACGCCGGCCTGCTCGACCGCCTCGGGGTGTGGCCGCAGGTGCGGGCCGCGCGCGCGCAGCCGTACCGGCGGATGCGGGTGTGGGATGCTGCTGGCGGCGGCGAACTGATGTTCGACGCGGCGGCCATGGCCCGCGCCGAACTCGGCTGGATCGTGGAGAACGACCTGCTGGTCGACCGGCTGTGGGCGGCGCTGGCCGCCGCCGGCGTGCGGCTGCATTGCCCGGCGCGGGTCGAGGCGCTGGAGCAGGACGCGGCCGGCGCGCGCCTGCGCCTGGACGACGGCACCCGGCTGGACGCGCGGATCGCCATCGCCGCCGACGGCGCCGGCTCCGCGGTGCGCCGTTTGGCCGGGCTCGAGGTCGATGCGCACGACTACCACCAGCGCGGCGTAGTCGCTTTCATCGAGACCGGGCAGCCGCACGAGGACACCGCCTGGCAGCGGTTCCTGCCAACCGGGCCGCTGGCATTGCTGCCGTTCGCGGACGGGCGCAGCTCGATCGTGTGGACGCTGCCGGACGCGGAGGCCGCGCGCGTGCTGACGCTGGACGACGACGCCTTCGCGGTCGAGCTGACCGACGCCGCGGCCGCGCGCCTGGGCCATGCGCGTCCGGTCTCGCCGCGCGTGGCCTTCCCGCTGCGCCGGCAGCTGGTGCGGCAGCAGGCCGCCGGGCGCGTGCTGGTGCTGGGCGACGCGGCGCACGTGGTGCATCCGCTGGCCGGGCAGGGCGTGAACCTCGGCCTGCGCGACGTGGCCGCGCTGCTGCAGGAGATCGAATCGGCGCGCGCGCACCGCGCCGACTGGACCGCGCCGCACCGCCTGCAGCGCTGGGCGCGCACGCGGCGCAGTGACAACACGGTGTCGGCCTACGCCTTCGAAGGCATCAACCGGCTGTTCTCGAACGCGAACCCGGCCGCGGTGCTGGCCCGCGGGCCGTTGCTGGGCCTGGCCGGGAAGCTGCCGCCGCTGCAGCGCGCGCTGTGGCGTCACGCGGCCGGGGTGTAG
- a CDS encoding histone deacetylase family protein, whose protein sequence is MLAWTHPACLDHDPGPEHPEQPARLRVVLDALRAAYPGLPWRQAPMAQRGDLLRVHTAELVDEVLAPVADGLQRLDPDTVLCPASGRAALYAAGAGAAAIDAVMAGEAETAFCAVRPPGHHATADAAMGFCLFNNIAVAAAHARERHGLERIAIVDFDVHHGNGTQAIFQRQPAVAYFSSHQSGLYPHTGSVHERGAGNLHNALLPPGSGGFRFRNTWLDSLLPALDDFRPQLLLVSAGFDAHLADPLADLMLEAEDFAWITAELRAIAARHGGGRLVSMLEGGYNLDALAECAVAHVGALQD, encoded by the coding sequence ATGCTGGCCTGGACCCACCCCGCCTGCCTCGACCACGATCCCGGCCCGGAGCATCCGGAACAGCCGGCGCGACTGCGCGTGGTGCTCGACGCGCTGCGCGCGGCCTATCCCGGCCTGCCCTGGCGGCAGGCGCCGATGGCCCAGCGCGGCGACCTGCTGCGGGTCCACACCGCCGAGCTGGTGGACGAGGTACTGGCGCCGGTCGCCGACGGCCTGCAGCGCCTGGATCCGGATACCGTGCTGTGCCCGGCCTCGGGCCGCGCCGCCCTGTACGCCGCCGGCGCCGGCGCGGCGGCGATCGACGCGGTGATGGCCGGCGAGGCCGAGACCGCCTTCTGCGCCGTGCGCCCGCCCGGCCACCACGCCACCGCCGACGCGGCGATGGGTTTCTGCCTGTTCAACAACATCGCCGTGGCCGCCGCCCATGCGCGCGAGCGCCACGGCCTGGAACGCATCGCGATCGTCGACTTCGACGTGCACCACGGCAACGGCACCCAGGCGATCTTCCAGCGCCAGCCGGCGGTGGCCTACTTCAGCAGCCACCAGTCCGGGCTCTACCCGCACACCGGCAGCGTGCACGAACGCGGCGCCGGCAACCTGCACAACGCGCTGTTGCCGCCGGGCAGCGGCGGCTTCCGCTTCCGCAACACCTGGCTGGATTCGCTGCTGCCGGCGCTGGACGACTTCCGGCCGCAGCTGCTGCTGGTATCGGCCGGCTTCGACGCGCACCTGGCCGACCCGCTGGCCGACCTGATGCTCGAGGCCGAGGACTTCGCCTGGATCACCGCCGAACTGCGCGCGATCGCCGCCCGCCACGGCGGCGGCCGGTTGGTGTCCATGCTCGAGGGCGGCTACAACCTCGACGCGCTGGCCGAGTGCGCGGTGGCGCACGTCGGCGCCCTGCAGGACTGA